The region AACCCACACAAACATGGCAGGCACTTCATTCAAACATGTAACTACAACATGGTTTTATAAATTATAAGTGGCTTGCACGTAAAAATGGCGTCGCGTGCTACCAAACACCTACATTTTGCTGTATATATATTAGTTCATTGACAAGCTTGTTACAGTTCCTAGTATTCCAACCAGCTTGAAAAATAAACACACAGACTAGTGTACCTTAAGCATGTCTTCTCCCTATGGCAAAGTTGATGAACACGAGCAAATATTGTTAGAAGCCAAGAGGAAAACCAGGAAGAGAATCACAATCATAAGCTTGTCCTCAATAGTCTTGGTTGGTGTTGTGTTTGCTTCTGTTTTTGGAACACTTAACAACAACTCCAAAAGTGGCAATAATGCTAATTCTTCTGAATCAGTAACGAGTTCGGTGAAGGCGGTGTGTGATGTGACGCTGTACAAGGACTCGTGCTATAGAAGCCTTGGCTCTGCTGTGGATTCAGGGGATGTTCAGCCTGAGGAGCTGTTCAAGGTGTCCATTGAAGTGGCCTTAGCTGAAGTGTCTAGAGCTGTTGGGCATTTCAATGAAGATGGGGGTGTTTTCAAAGGGTTGAATGATGCAAAGATCAAAGAAGCTGTGAGGATTTGCAGGGATGTTTTGGATCTTGCTGTTGATCATTTGAATAGCTCTTTGAGTACTTCAGGGGAAAGTTCTTCCCTTcttaaggtttttgaggatcTTCAAACATGGTTAAGTGCTGCAGGTACTACTAAATTTGCATGTCCCTTTCCTTCTGTTCTAATGAAATAGACATCATTAAAAAGACACTTTTctggaagaaaggaaaaaaacttAATTCCTTCTAAgccaattttctttttctaacaTTCTTTCCATCAGTAAAACATAGGAGAATAATTTATAAACATCTTCATAGTGATGACACTCAAtgtaaaaaggaaaaagtgATAAGAGAAATAGTTGATGTGTTATATAATGTATGTGATTAGAAGTAGacatagaaataaaaatggGATGCCTTTCGATCACTATTTGATCGGAGTGTTGCAAAGTGTAGCTAGCTTGCTAAGGAAAATGATTCGTAGAAATTCTTCTAGTGCATACATCTAAAAGACACTTggaaagagaaaggaaagagaagagagaaaagtaatgaatgtgatatatgataaaagagagatagagaaaaaatgaaatgtGTATTGTATGTCTGCACCATTTGTATGTTTTAGTATTATTATTGACTAGCTAATTTGTTTGCGACTCAAACATGCAAACACTGCAGACATGTAAACAGACACCTCATTTTACtctgtttctttctcttctacTATATATCACATCCattatttctctcttttctatttcTTTCTAACTTCAGGTGTCTATATGATGTTATTGCACTGTGTGGAACTCTACAAATCAATCAATTAGAATTCTTACTTGCATGTGCCCTACAATGGGGAACTTTTGTGAGCCTTTTGCTTCATAACGACATAATACTTTTTTGGCCTACTTTTTTCCTTGTCTGCTGAAACAGGTACATACCAGCAGACATGCATTGAAGGCTTTGAAGATGCAAAAGAACCATTGAAGGAAAAGGCAGAAACCTATCTCAAAAACGCTACAGAACTCACCAGCAACAGTCTTGCCATCATTACCTGGATCAACAAGGCCGCAAGCACCGTGAACTTGAGGCGCTTACTGAGTTCACTACCTCATCAGAACGAAGCACCGAAATGGCTTCATTCAAATGACAGGAAGCTGCTTCAAACACAGGATTTGAGATCAAAAGCTCATATTGTTGTGGCCAAAGATGGAAGTGGGAAATACAAAACTATTTCTGCTGCACTTAAGCATGTCCCTGATAAGAGCACCAAGAGGACTGTGATCTATGTGAAGAAAGGGCTTTACTATGAAAATGTCAGGGTGGAGAAGACCAAATGGAATGTGATGATCATTGGAGATGGCATGACTGCTACAATTGTGTCTGGAAGGCTTAACGTTGTTGATGGCACACCAACATTTTCAAGTGCAACATTTGGTATGTGATTCTCTTCATTAACTTTGACTTAATAAGGTTTTAGTATGTTTTGCTTAATCACATTTTTTGTTCCTCTAGTTTCAGAAATGCATGATTTTGATCCCTAGAGTTTCAATTGCTCAAATTAAGTCCctctaatttcaaaattgacatgtatcacaactttttttttctttaattaattGATGACTAGTTAAAATCAAGACCaaatttgtttgattttgaaattataGGGGCCTAATTCGAGCAATTGAAATAATAAGAACCAAAATCACGCATTTCTGAAATCATACAGACAAAAAGTGTAATTAACCCAATATGTTTTCAGTCCCAATTATtggaaatatttattttaatccttctttgtttttgtttgacTTTAGTCCCTGCATTTTCTAAATTGTCAT is a window of Lotus japonicus ecotype B-129 chromosome 5, LjGifu_v1.2 DNA encoding:
- the LOC130716761 gene encoding putative pectinesterase/pectinesterase inhibitor 24, which encodes MSSPYGKVDEHEQILLEAKRKTRKRITIISLSSIVLVGVVFASVFGTLNNNSKSGNNANSSESVTSSVKAVCDVTLYKDSCYRSLGSAVDSGDVQPEELFKVSIEVALAEVSRAVGHFNEDGGVFKGLNDAKIKEAVRICRDVLDLAVDHLNSSLSTSGESSSLLKVFEDLQTWLSAAGTYQQTCIEGFEDAKEPLKEKAETYLKNATELTSNSLAIITWINKAASTVNLRRLLSSLPHQNEAPKWLHSNDRKLLQTQDLRSKAHIVVAKDGSGKYKTISAALKHVPDKSTKRTVIYVKKGLYYENVRVEKTKWNVMIIGDGMTATIVSGRLNVVDGTPTFSSATFAVFGRNFIARDMGFRNTAGPQKHQAVALMTSADQAVFYKCHIDAYQDTLYVHANRQFYRECYIYGTVDFIFGNSAAVIQNCNILPKVPMHGQQITITAQGKTDPNMNTGISIQYCNIAPFGNLSSVQTYLGRPWKNYSTTVYVRSRMDSFVNPKGWLPWVGNSAPDTIFYSEFRNVGPGASTKNRVKWKGLRTITSKQASKFSIKSFLQGDRWIPSSGAPFKSDL